DNA from Thermodesulfovibrionales bacterium:
CGCACACTACCGGCCTTCTGCCTGATCTCCTCTATCGACTCCCTAACGATCCCTCTCACATCCTCGCTATCGTCACACAGCACTTCTGCCAGATAGTGAATCGCCTTGCAATGGCCGATGATCCCAAGGAGATAGGCTGCATCGCCCCTGACCGTTGGACTTGAGTCCTTGAGAAGATCTGCAATCCCCGGTATCGCCAGCACAATACCCCCGGGATCATCCTTCGCAAGAGTCTCGACAAGAGCAGAAATCCCGAGTCTCACACGCATCCTCTCGTCTGTCATCAATTCTCCGATCAAGGCATAAAGGCCCCGGTCATGCTTGAACATATCGATGATGTTTTCGAGGAAGCCCTTCTCCATATGATCAGCAATCGTCGACTTCATCTCAAAACGTTCCGTCATAGATTCCCCTTGTGGCCTCCTATTTGATCTTCTTATGGCCCCCACACACAACTATAATACAATTCATTGTGCAATACAATATCGCCATCTTTTCCCTGTAGAGATGACGTAGACCGAAGAAACAATCTGTCGAGATTTGGCATGTTGACACCGGACATTGATCATCTCCTCTTTTCATTCTTTCCATTGCGCCGTGCTAAACTGTTATTACTAAGGGAGACCATTAAGTATGGAGCACTGTCTGTCACTCCGGCTTGTCCGGAGTCTTTGTTCAGAACGATTCCCGACAGGCGCGAATGACACCGTAGGAATGAACTTATTGGTTTGGTAACGTATCGAACAAGGAGGAGGCACATGGGGAACGAGAGGTTGTGTGATTGCGGTTCGCCGGCAGACTGGGCTGAAATAGGCAGCACGTGGATATGTGTGGCGTGCAGAGACAAGGACGTAAGAAAGAATATCGATGAGTTTAAGGAAGCTCTGGGAAAATTGGAACGGATAGAGAGGGATTTGCGTATGCTGAAAGTCGATACCGTCTCGATCACGGGGTTGTTGAGCAAACTCAAAAATGAGATCAATAAAATTGAACCGTGATAGGGAATCACCCTTGCACGAAGGCATCCTTGAGGAGCTTGGACTGTCGCTCGAAGGCTTGTCTCGGATTCTTCGGGTCCTTCATGAGGGCGATTTCCTGTGTGATGAGTCTCGCAAGGTTCAGCGTGTGCGTATCGACCTTTGAGGACTCTCTCTTATAGAGAGGATGGTCCCGGTTTATATAGATCGTCGTCTCTTCTGAAAAGACCTCCGGGCCGTCTTCCCCGAAGTTATCGACGACGCAGGAGACGCCTGTCTCACCGAACTTTATTCTCTTTATGACCGCATTCGGCGTGAGCCTTTTCACTTTGGGCTTCTTTTTCTTCTTCTTCACTGTCTTCTCTTTCTTTTCCTCTTCCGGAGTGATATCCTGTCCTTCCTTCAGTCCCTCCTTCTTTCGCTGAAGCTCTGCAGCGCCTCCGATGCCGCCGGTCTCTTCACCGATGGGAAGGGCACCAAAGGGAGAAAGGTCGGGGTTGGCTGCGAGGGCCCTGTAGATCCTCTGGAGCGCTTCCTTGAGCGCCCGGCTGACCTTCTTGCTCTCCTTTTTCATGGTCAGCCTCTGGAATGATACCTTCACTCCTTCCATAACCCTGTCCATGACCCTCTGGAATTGCCGGTATTCTTCTGCATCCCTGACGAACCCGGTCCTGTCGCTTGTTATGGGAAGGAAATCCGCATTCACTTCGCCCCTGACCCTTGCCATCGATTTCCCCCACGTCTCCATACCGAAGAGTTCCCTTCTTACCGTCACCTGTTTGACCTTCACCTCGATGCCCAAATCCATCGATGATGAGGCGGTCTCAGGGAGGATCACGATCTCTCCGGTCAGGGGGCCAAAAGACGTTCCTTCGAGGATGGGGATCCTGTGGCCTGAAAGGCTCCGGGGAGTAACGGTATGGTTGTTGATCCTAACTCTGAAGTGGGGCGCCTTGATCGGTGTGCCTTCAATGATCTTCTCTTCAATGTCTTTCGGTTCAAACCTTTTCTCCAAACCTGCCAGGAGAACGGTTGTGCCGTTCTGCTTCCTGAAGTCTGCCGCAAGTTTTTCGAAAGGCAACTGCCATACCTCGCCGGTCTTTTCCCATTGCTCCTTGTCAAAGATCACCCTTCCGACGAAATCCTCTTTCTTCGTGATGACCTCGAACCTCTTGCAGGCCGCGAGACTCGCAAACTTGCCGATGCCGAACTGGCCGATCCTGTCCCTGCCGTATACCGGCGATTTCGGGGAGTAGAGCTTCTGCTGGGAGCCTATGCTGAAATACTGTTTCAGTCCCTCCATGTCCATACCGCTGCCGTTGTCCCTGATCTCGATGGCATCTTCAGACATGGTGATCTCGACAAGGGTCGCATCTGCGTCATAGGCGTTGTTCACGAGTTCGCGGACGAACTCGATGCTCTCTGCATAGAGCCTCTCGCCGATCGTAATGATGTGGCTCTTGTCGATTGTTACCCGTATGAATTCAGGGTCTGCGTGCATATGGCATCCCTTAGTCTCTATTCCTGGATGAGCTATGATACCACGATCTTGGTGTATAATACCTTTACTTATGGGCTTTTGGGCCACCATAAAGGAGGATTACCGGGCTGTCTTCAGGAATGACCCTGCTGCGAGGAACGGGATTGAAGTGATGCTCTCATATCCAGGTTTTCACGCGATCTTTCTTCACAGGATGAACCATCTCCTCTGGGACCTGAAGATACCGGTGATTCCGCGATTTTTTTCTCACATCGCTCGTTTCGTGACAGGCATTGAGATCCATCCTGCTGCCAGGATAGGGAAGGGGTTCTTTATCGACCACGGAATGGGGGTCGTGATCGGGGAGACAACGGAGATCGGTGAGAACTGCCTCCTCTATCAGGGCGTTACCCTCGGCGGCACGGGAAAGGAAAAAGGGAAGCGCCACCCGACCCTCGGGAATCACGTCGTCGTCGGGACCGGGGCCAAGATACTTGGGGCGATAACAATCGGCGATTATGCTAAGATAGGCGCCAATGCCGTGGTCCTCGACCCCGTTCCCGATCACGGTATCGCTGTCGGTGTCCCTGCAAAGGTGATCAAGAAAAAGGTCATGAGGATGCTGGAAGAAGGCCCGGTGGAGAGTCTTACGAGGGTCTCTATGCCTGATCCGATTGAGGAGAGTTTGAGGGTGATGGAGAGGCACATTGCAGAGCTCGAAAAGAAGATCGAGAGGCTCGAAGGAAAGGGAGGAATGATGCGCGTCTATAATACCCTTACCGGAAAGAAGGAGGAGATGGTCCCTCTTGCCCCCGGGAAGATCGGGATGTATGCCTGCGGAGTCACGGTCTATGACCTCTGCCATATCGGTCATGCGAGAAGCGCCATCGTCTTTGACGTCATAAGGAGATACCTGCTGTTCAAGGGCCTCGAAGTCAAGTATATCAGGAACTTCACCGACATCGATGACAAGATCATAAACAGGGCAAAGCAGGAGGGTATCACCTGGGACGCGGTCGCGAAGAAATACACGGAAGAGTACTACCGTGACATGGACAGGCTCGGCGTCGGAAGGGCCGATGTGGAGCCGAAGGCGACAGAGCATATCCCTGAGATCATAGAGATTGTGAAGGGATTGGTTGACAAGGGCTATGCCTATGCCGTCGACGGCGATATCTACTTCGAGGTGAGGAAATTCCCTGACTATGGTAAGCTCTCGAAGAGGGACATCGACGATATGCTTGCCGGTGCAAGAGTTGAGGTGGACGAACGGAAGAAGAACCCCATGGACTTCGCCCTCTGGAAGTCGTCAAAGGAGGGGGAGCCTTCGTGGGAGAGTCCCTGGGGGCCAGGCCGGCCGGGCTGGCATATCGAGTGCACGGCGATGTCGATGAAACACATCGGCGGAAGCTTTGATATTCATGGGGGCGGCGCAGACCTTATCTTTCCGCACCACGAGAATGAACTGGCCCAGTCCGAGGCATACACAGGAAAACCCTTTGTGAAATACTGGATACATAACGGCTTTATCACGATCGACAGGGAGAAGATGTCAAAATCCCTGGGGAATTTCTTTACGATACGGGAGATCCTTGACAAGTTCGATCCAGAAGTCGTCAGGTTCTTCCTGTTATCCACCCATTACCGAAGCCCCATTGAATTCTCAGACGAGTCGCTGAGAGAGGCAGAGGCGTCAATCGACCGGTATTATACGACCGTCATCAGGATCGATGATTTTCTGAAAGATGTTTCGGATAAGTCTAAGGCCTGTGCAGAGGAGAAATCTCTTGAAGAGACTGTTGCCGCCTTTCTGGAGAAGTTTCAGACAGCGATGGACGACGACTTTAATACGGCCCTTGCGCTTGGTCATATCTTTGAGCTCTTGCGGGAGGTCAACAGGTATCTCGACGCTAGACCCTCCGGCCCGAAGGCAAAGGAGCTTCTCTTAAAAACCAAGGATCTCCTTTACCGCACGGGGAATGTCCTGAGCATCTTTACGAGAAGGCCTGATGAATGGTATGACGCGTTAATGGAGACCAAAAAGATCCCCTATGAGAAGACCGCCATCCTCGAAAAGATACGGCAGAGGCAGGAGGCAAGGGACCGTAAGGACTGGGCTGCCGCAGATGCCATCAGGAAGGAACTGGAGGCAAAGGGGATTATCCTGGAGGACAAGAAAGACGGAACAGCATGGAAGGTGAAGATCACTGCGTGAAGAGTATTCGCGTATTCCTGATGCCGATGGGAATCAGGATTTGAATGCTGTCGCGGCGAGGTGCCCCTTCTCCTTCATGCTCTCCATGAGGACCTCTTTCATGAGAGTGCAGGCCTGGATCACCTTTGTATTCGAAACGCT
Protein-coding regions in this window:
- a CDS encoding HEAT repeat domain-containing protein; translated protein: MTERFEMKSTIADHMEKGFLENIIDMFKHDRGLYALIGELMTDERMRVRLGISALVETLAKDDPGGIVLAIPGIADLLKDSSPTVRGDAAYLLGIIGHCKAIHYLAEVLCDDSEDVRGIVRESIEEIRQKAGSVRQK
- a CDS encoding ATP-binding protein, with the translated sequence MHADPEFIRVTIDKSHIITIGERLYAESIEFVRELVNNAYDADATLVEITMSEDAIEIRDNGSGMDMEGLKQYFSIGSQQKLYSPKSPVYGRDRIGQFGIGKFASLAACKRFEVITKKEDFVGRVIFDKEQWEKTGEVWQLPFEKLAADFRKQNGTTVLLAGLEKRFEPKDIEEKIIEGTPIKAPHFRVRINNHTVTPRSLSGHRIPILEGTSFGPLTGEIVILPETASSSMDLGIEVKVKQVTVRRELFGMETWGKSMARVRGEVNADFLPITSDRTGFVRDAEEYRQFQRVMDRVMEGVKVSFQRLTMKKESKKVSRALKEALQRIYRALAANPDLSPFGALPIGEETGGIGGAAELQRKKEGLKEGQDITPEEEKKEKTVKKKKKKPKVKRLTPNAVIKRIKFGETGVSCVVDNFGEDGPEVFSEETTIYINRDHPLYKRESSKVDTHTLNLARLITQEIALMKDPKNPRQAFERQSKLLKDAFVQG
- the cysS gene encoding cysteine--tRNA ligase, which gives rise to MRVYNTLTGKKEEMVPLAPGKIGMYACGVTVYDLCHIGHARSAIVFDVIRRYLLFKGLEVKYIRNFTDIDDKIINRAKQEGITWDAVAKKYTEEYYRDMDRLGVGRADVEPKATEHIPEIIEIVKGLVDKGYAYAVDGDIYFEVRKFPDYGKLSKRDIDDMLAGARVEVDERKKNPMDFALWKSSKEGEPSWESPWGPGRPGWHIECTAMSMKHIGGSFDIHGGGADLIFPHHENELAQSEAYTGKPFVKYWIHNGFITIDREKMSKSLGNFFTIREILDKFDPEVVRFFLLSTHYRSPIEFSDESLREAEASIDRYYTTVIRIDDFLKDVSDKSKACAEEKSLEETVAAFLEKFQTAMDDDFNTALALGHIFELLREVNRYLDARPSGPKAKELLLKTKDLLYRTGNVLSIFTRRPDEWYDALMETKKIPYEKTAILEKIRQRQEARDRKDWAAADAIRKELEAKGIILEDKKDGTAWKVKITA